The following nucleotide sequence is from Dialister pneumosintes.
GCTACCTGTACAAGTACACATAGTCGCAACTATAATGCAGGTATTAAGTTGGCGAATGGGATGACTAAAAATCAAATATTAGCAGAAACCAGTATGGTGGTAGAAGGATTTAGAACAACGGAAATTGTATATTCTATAGCACAGAAAATAGGAATCGATATGCCTATTACTTCTGAAATTTACCGATTAATGCATGGAATACATTCTCCTCGTCAAGCAGTAGATTGTTTAATGACACGTTCTAAAAAAAATGAAACAGATAAGAGATTACATGAAATTTTTGAATAGAGACTATCAATCTATTTAGTGTGCTATGTTATAATTAAATTAGTGTATGATTATGATGTAGTAAATGAGGGAATAGAATAATGTTACGAATTATTTCAGGTACGGCTAAAGGTACTGTACTTGAAACGCCTAAAGGTGAAAATACACGTCCTACATTAGGAAGTACTCGAGAAAGCATCTTTAATGTACTTGCAAATATAGGTATAATAGAAAGCAGAGTTCTTGATGTTTTTGCAGGTACCGGTGCTCTTGGACTGGAAGCGCTAAGTCGTGGAGCAGCAAAAGCCACTTTTATTGATAAAAATACAAGTGCTATCATAAAGAGAAATGCAAAAAAGTGCCATATGGAAACGCAGGTGGAAATTCTTGCGGGAGATGTGTTTCAATCGTTAACTTCTTTAGAAGGAAAAGCTTTTGATTATTTATTTATAGACCCACCTTATGAAAGAGATTTTATAAATAAAATTATTGAATTCATTTTTAAATATCGATTGGTAAGTCAAGGGGCTATATTAATAGTGGAACACACTACAAAAGAGCCAATTAATCTGGAAGCAATTTCTGATAAATGTACTCTTTGGAAAGAAAAAAAACGGGGTATGACACTAGTCACCTATTTACGATGTCATGTATAGGAGAACCTATGAAGTTAGCGATTTATCCAGGTAGTTTTGATCCTATTACCAATGGACATTTAAATGTTATTGAACGGGCTTCAAAATTGGTAGATCATTTGATTGTAGCGGTATTAGATAACCCTAATAAGCAGTCGATGTTTACGATGGGAGAACGTGTACATATGTTAAAAAAAGTAACAGAAACACTTTCTAATGTTGAAATCGATAGCTCTCATAAGTTACTCTATGAATATGCACAAGAAAAAAATTGTAAATTTCTTGTTCGAGGCATTCGGTTCTATGCTGAGTTTGAATCTGAATTTCAACGAGCGTTATTGTTGCGAAAGATAGCTCCACAACTTGAAACAATATTTTTGACAACAGAGAGTGAGTACTCTTATTTAAGTTCAAGTATTGTTAAAGAGATTGCATTTTTTGGTGGGGATATTAAACAAATGGTACCGTCTTATGTTGAAACAATGATTCAAGGGAAAATTAAGATTCATAAAAGCGAGGTATAAGCGATGGAAACCAGAAAATTATTAGAAGAGCTTGAAAATGCAGTATTAAATGCATCAGATGTACCTTTTACCAACAAAAAAATGGTAGATAAAGATGACGTATCACGTATTATAGATGCTATTAACCAATCATTGCCGAATGAATTGGAAAGTGCTAAACGTATTGTGGCAGATAAAGAAAGAATTCTTTTAGATGCTGAAAAGAAGGCTGATGATACCATTGCACAAGCAAAAGATTATATTGCAAGAATTACAGAAGAAAGCGAATTAGTAAAACAAGCACAGGAAAGAGCTAATGAACTTACTACTTCTGCTAATCAAGCAGCTGATGAACTTAGAACCAGTTCTGTTACTTATGCTACCGATGTATTAAAGTATGTAGAAACTAATTTAGAAAATATTCTTGATAGTTTGCGTAAAAATAGACAAAGTTTGATTGATTCCAATACACAGCCAACAACATCTCAGAATGAAGAATAAAATAAAGAAAGAGTTACAGTAAAGGGGCTGTAACTCTTTCTTTATGGGAAATTTTAAAAAATTGTAGATGAGGAATTAGGGGGAGTTTATGATTTGGCAAACTGCAGATGGTAATTTTGATAGGAGATTTATTGGATTAGTAATTATTATAGCAGTCATTATATCTGTGTTAGGATTATATACTTATCACTTGGCTTATCACGTAGATGATATAGAAGAGATTATTTCAAATGATACATCTACTCTTTATAAAGAAGGCGGAGTACTTGTTTATATTACCGGAGCAGTAAAAAATCCGGGAGTATATGAAATGCCTAAAGAAAGTCATATTTATGATGCAATTCAGGCTGCAGGAGATATCTTGCCTTATGCAGATGTAGAGAATATAGATTTAACTGCATTAGTTGGAGAGTCGCCATATATTCTCATAAAAACTAATCCACAAAAAGTAAATATAAATGCAATCGGAAAAGTAAATATTAATTATGCAGGCGAAGCAGAATTAATGACTTTAAAAGGTATTGGAAAATCAACTGCAGAGAAAATTAGTCATTACCGTAAAGAGCATGGACTGTTTTTTAAGAAAGAAGATTTAAAAAAAGTTCCCGGTATAGGTGAAACTAAATATAGTAAGATAGAGGAACAAATTACTTTGTGAGTGTAAAAAGCTACCTATTATGGTAGCTTTTTTATATTCTCGCACGAACTTTTTGTTTTATCAAAGGAAGATTTTGAACTAATAAATTCCAGAGCGGTACAAGGAAAAGATAAAAAGCGGTTAATATGCTTAATGTAGGTGCACCAACAGTAACTAGTGGAACTGCATCTGCAATTGACCATGGAATTAAAGGCGCTGTTACCACTGCAGTGTTTTCTAAATCCGAAGCGAATTGTGCACGATCATTTTCTAAAGGATGACATAGTTGGTTAGTAAGCATAATTGCTAAGGATTGGTTACAGGATATAGTTGCTGAAAGAATAGAAACCAAAAGAATAGTCCCAAATGGAGAAAGGTAATCACTTAGAATGATTATACGTTTTTGAATATGATCAAGAAATCCGGTCCCTTCAAACATTCCTGAAAAACTGGATGAAATGCACACAATTCCCATAACAGAAAGCATAGAAATAAGTCCACCACCGCCCATAATCATTGCGATCTCACTATTTTCAGGTGTAAAACCGGAAATAAGAAGAGGAAAAATTTTACTTAGTGGCATTCCTTGTACTAATACACTAAGTATAAGCCCTATTAATGTACTAATTGTAAGTGTTATTTTTACATTAACTCGAAAGAGTGCTAAAACTAAAACTGTAATTACCGGAAGTAGGGTGAGTGGTGTCATGACATAGTGTGTAGCCAGAAGATCTCTAGATGCTGTAGAAGTTTCTGTATATGGAAGTTGTAAGCCTAATAATAAATATAAGATACAGGATATGATAAAAGGAACAGCTGCTGTTTTAAACATCGTTTTTATATTTTCTAATTGGTCGGTATGAGTAAGTGTGCTGACTAGGAGGCAACTGGTAGATACAGGAGAGCATCGATCTCCAAAATAAATTCCTGCCAACATGGCACCGCCGGTATATATGATAGGGATATTCATACTATTTGCCATTGTAACGCAGATAACACCTATAGTAGCGGCACTTCCAAAAGCAGTTCCAATTAAAAATGATACTAAGGCACATAATAAAAAAGTAAGAATAATCATACTTTGAGGAGCAAAAAATATAGAGGTTTCATATACAATATAAGCAATAGAGCCGCAAGAGCGCCATACGGCAGTGAGCATACCGATAAGCATAAAAGTAATAAGAACGGTTTGTACCATAGATATTCCATTTTGGCAATAAGAGAGCATTTCTTTTATTGTTTTGCCTTTATGAATACCATAAAAGAAAAACATACTCCATCCGATGAAGAGTGCAATAAACATAGAATATCCGGACAAGACACAAGTAATCAAAATGATTGCAAATGCAATTAATAAAAGTGATTCCATAAAAAGCTCCTTTGTAATATAAAAACATTATAGATTCTCACATTACAGGATACAAACTGAAAAAATACGGTATAATATACAAGGAAAATACTGTAGGAGGTTTTTATGCATATTTTGCCGATGTATTATTTTAAAGCTGTTGTTAAATATAAGAGTATCAATAAGGCTGCTCATGAGTTGCACATAACACAACAAACTTTGAGTGCTCATATGAATTCTATTGAACGAGAATTGGGCTGTATACTTTTTAATCGTAGCCCTAATTTTCAGTTAACGTATGAGGGGGAAAAATTTTATAGATATGTAAAAACCATTATCAATACATATGAATCTATGCAAAAAGAATTCAGTTTATTGGCACAAAATGAAAGTGGTGCTATTCGAATAGGAATTGCACATACGAGAAGCCAAGCTTTGATTCCTCGTGCGGCAGCTCGTTTTATTCCGCAGTATCCATATGTTCGAATTGATTTAAAAGAATTATCCAATGATAAACTAATCAGTGAACTTCGGGAAGGGAAGTTGGATATAGCCATTGGAGACATTCCGTTAGATAGCACGGAATATGCAACTGAAATATTACATAAAGAAGAAATTTTATTAGTAGTACCAACAACTTATATGAGGAATAATGCTTCGTATACGGAAATTCTATCTGAAGTTCCACTTTTAGTAAGTCATAGTGAAGATATTACCGGACGTATGGCTCGTGCTATTGTAAAAGAGAATCATATAGTACCTAATATTGCAGTATCATCCGATAATATTGAAACATTGTTGGACATGTGTAGTTTGGGGTTAGGTGCTTGTTTTTGTTCTGATAAATTATTGACATTTCATATGAGTACTAATGATAGTTTTAATAAAAATTTTAAAATATATCATACCAATATTATTTATCCTATTATTGCAGCATATCCAAAGGATGATGTAATGGAAAAAATTATAAAAACATTTATTGAGGGGATTAAAGAATAACTATAAATAAATAGGAGTCAGTGTCTTAGGGAAAAGGGGGAAAAGACAGTGATGAAGTATGGATTGTTGCTAGGGGCAACATTATTTTCTATTGGCATCTTATTAAAAGAGTGTATTTCAGGCTCTTTTTTATATATTGGGCTTATATTTATTTTTTTATGTGGAGTCTTTGTCTGTTTATGGAAGAAATATTTTCACATAAAAGGAATTATTATTTGTGGGGTTGGACTACTTATAACAGCCGGAGTACTTCGGGCACATATAGAAGAAATAGATTGGCAGCGGTATTCTTCTTTTGCGGTCGGTCATACAGGTTCCTATCAAGTGATAGTAGCAGGAGAACCGGAAAAAGTATTCGGGAAAAGTGGTAAAATTCGTTTGTTAGTAGATCTAGAGCACGGGAACTTTGAAAATCATGAAAGGTATTTATTAAGAGGGAAAGCATATGTATATACTGCCGAAGTAGAAAAAATTATTTCTATAAAACCGGGGGATAGGCTTTTAATCTTTGGGAAATTATACCCGCTTCGCTTTTATAAAAATCCTGGAAAAATAAATTTAGAAAAGAGAGCACAAAGTCAAAGGGTATTAGGGCATATATATGTAAAAAATGTAAAGGATGTTGTTTATAAAAATACATCACATCGATATCTAGTGAACCGATGGGTATATCAACTGAAATGTGATGTTAAATCGTACTTTTTAAAATATATGGACACTACAAGAAGCTCTATTCTTATGACATTGCTTTTTGGTGGTAGTTACCAAGAGTTGCCTGATACGGTTGTAAAAGATTTTTCTGTAACAGGTATAATACATATATTATCTGTATCCGGATCTCATATAGCAGTAGTACTTTCTTTTTTATTTTTAATAGGGAAATGGTTACATGCTCCTAAGAAGATTATTGTAATTGTATCTATAGTGAGTATGTGTGGATATGCATTGATGGCTTCTTTGGTTCCTTCAGTTATTCGTGCAACACTTATGGGGATATTATCGGCAATGGGATTATTATGTAATCGTGATAGAGATGCTCTTAATTTATTGGGTGGAGCTGTGCTATTAATGCTTATTTGGAAGCCACTATTACTTTATGATATTAGCTTTCAGCTTTCTGCCTCCGCTTCTTTAGGGATTTTATTGTTCTTTCGTAATGTATCTTCATTATTACAAAAGCAGAATTGGATACCTTTTTGGGTTTCTGAAGGAATTGCTTTAGCTATATCGGCACAACTTGTAACATTGCCTTTTGTTCTGTATAATTTTCATGCGTTTCCCGTATATTTTATATTATCGAATTTGTTGGTTACTCCTTTTTTAGAGATGGCGTTGCTTTTAGGATTAGGAGCTTCTTTATTATTCTTGATAGTTTCACCAATTGCCGAATTATTTTTATATATAGCAGATTGTTTTATTGGATATGGAACTGCAATTAATCAACAGATTGCTTCTTTACCCTATGCTTCACTTAACCTTAGAGGACTTACTCCACTTGAAGTTTTAGGATATTATGTGCTTTTATTAGTAATTTTTTTTAGAAAACACCTATGGAAATTTAAAATAGGGACATGGTTTACTCTATTATCCACATTGCTTATCGGGATAGGAATCATTATCGAAAAGTTATGCATGCCTTCCTTGGTGGTGTCTATATTGGATGTATCTCCTGCACAAGTATTTATTGTGCAAAGCATAGAGAAAACGATTCTTTTCATAAAATTACCCGGAGTTATTCATCCTTGTTTAAAAGAAGAAATTGAATCTTATCTCTCTTTTAAAGGGATTTTTTCTATTGATGTACTGGTTTTAGAATCTTCTGAATTAAAAGAAACTACAGATTTTTCTTTATCTATACCTATTAAATCCATATGGATTAAAGGCATAAACAAGGAAAATTTACCGTTTTGGACACAATACCCTGCCATTGATAGGAATGTTAAGCGATTAATGATTGGTAAAAATCTGAGAATACATTCAGTAGGAAACAGTTGGGGAATATATAATCATGATAAAGGTATAATGATTGATAGAGGGGAGTTTGTAACATTAAAAAGTAAGTTACCAATAAATCACGTCGTTTGGATACAAGATTTTTATGGGTTTAAACCTGAAATACTAGATGATAAAATAAAGATATTACACCCTGAAGTAATCGTTTTTATGGAAAAAGAATTTATAGACGAAGAATATAAAAATATTTTATCCGAAGGATTAAAATATCCGGTGTTAAATAGTAAGGATGGATGCATAATTTTATACTGTTACCATCATTGGTCATCGGGGTAAAGGAGGGGAGAATAATGACTACATCAGGAAAGAAGAATAACTGTATCTTGTTTTATGGGGAAGATACAGTTTTGATTAATGAAAAATGTAAAGAATATATTCATCATTATTTTGGAAGTAAAGGTCCGGAACCGATTGTATTTGATGAAGAAGGCAGTTATGAAGAATACATTCAGAATATACAAGGACAGTCTTTGTTTGCTATGGATGTGGTTGTTATTATGCATAACCCTTTTTTCTTAAATAAAGGATTACGAAACGAAGAGGAGTTCTCACAGTTTTTAACCGTCTTAAAGAACATACCGCCAGAAGTTCTTGTAATTATGACACATGTAGGAAAAGTAGATAAACGTTTATCACATATTAAAGAATTACTTAAAATAGTAGAGAGTAGAGAGTTTAATTTTCTTAAAGTTAAAGAGGCACCGGATGAGCTTATTTCTATGATTAGAATTCGTGGGAAGAAATTGGAATATAGCGTAAGGCCTCTTTTAGAAGAAGTGATAGGTGCATGGACGGAAGTTTCTTTGACATTATTACATTCAATCTGTGATAAAATCATGATTATGTCAGCCGGTCAGGAAACGGTTACAGCAGCTGTTGTACGAGAAGCACTTCCCACATATATGGAGCAAGGTGTTTTTAAGTTTTATGATAAACTGATTGCAGCGGATAGTATATATATATTACAAAATACGGAACATGTATTTACCGATATACCATCCATACTTAAAAATCTAGGATTTATCTCTTCTAAATTTAGACAGATGAAAATGATTAAAGAAATGAAACGACAACATATGTCGGTAAAAGATATGCAGAATAAATTGAGTGTTAAATACTCTTTCATGTGGAAAAATTTAGAAAGAGATGCAGATAAAACTAAAGAAACTACCATAGAGTGGTTTTTATGTGAGATTTTCAATTTTCAATATAGAATGCGTGTAAAAGCGGAAAAGTTGGAAATTATAGATTTATTTTTACGCTTTTGCCAAAAACAGAAACATAACCACTATTGAATTAAAGGAGCTATGTAATGGGGAAATATCATCTTAAAGTAAAAAATGGAACTATGCCGTTTACTTTTATGGATATTGATACAGAAGATCATGCTTGGTATATCCAAGCAGATGATAAAGAAGCAGCTATCGCATGTCTTTGTGATATGTGTGGTGAACTGAATGCTATAGATATATTTTATGTTAATGGAGAAGATGTAACTTTACGAGTTATGGAATATAAAAAGAATATAGCAATAGCATTTGAAGAACATCCGTTACCAACCGATGAGATGACATCTACCTCTCCTGTTGACATTCCTATGCCTATGGATGATAGTAAAGACCGTTATATAGCAGATATACATGATATGAAATTGCCATCTATAGAGATGCCTTCAGATTTGCCTCAATTAACACAAGTGATTTCTTCTACCGCATCTATGCGAAGTATTAAGAATAAAAATTCAAAAAAAGGGCATATGGATAAAGATGTGTTGATTGGGAAAAAGGCCATTAAAGGAACTATTACTTCTGTAAAAAATCTTGTAGGAGAAATGGATAATGTAGTTGTGCAAGGCACGGTTATTTCTTTTGATTTTAGACAGCTAAGAGATAATCGTCTTATCTTTACGATGAAATTTGCAGATGAAACCAATGGTATTTCTTGTAAAAAATTTTTTGATAGTGAAGAAGAAGCTTCTTTATTAAAAGAAATATTAAAAGAAGGAATGACTGTTAAAGTCAGTGGTAATGTACGTTTAGATAAATATACCGGGGGTTACGTATTAAATATTCGACAAATAGAGAAAACAACCATTGAAAGATTACCACATGAAGATAATGCGGAGAATCCTCGTGTAGAACTTCATCTTCATACAAAGATGAGTTTGGACGGTTTAATAGATACGGAAGAAGTGATTAAAACGGCAGCAGCTTGGAAACATCCTGCTATAGCCATTACCGATCATGGAGTAATACAAGCTTTTCCTAAAATCCAAGATTTAGCAAAAAAATATAAGCAAAAAGTAATCTATGGGATGGAAGGATATCTTATTGAAGATATTCCTACTGATATTGATACAGATAGACAGAGATATTATCATATCATTGTACTGGCAAAAAATATGACCGGTTTACGAAATTTATATAGGTTGGTTACTTTATCGCATTTAAAATTTTATAGAAAAAGACCTCTTATTCCTAAAGCAATTATGGAAGAGTTGCGAGAAGGGATTATTTTGGGATCAGCTTGTGTAGTGGGAGAATTTTTTCAGGCCGTATTACAAGGGAAATCCGATGAGAAGTTAATTGAAATAGCTAAATTCTATGACTATTTAGAAGTACAGCCTATTGGTAATAATTCTTTTTTAATTAATGATGATAAATATCCGGAGGTCACATCAGAAAGAGATTTACAAGAACTGAATAAAAAAGTAATTGATATAGGTGAAAAAACAGGAATACCGGTATGTGCTACTTCGGACGCACATTATTTGTTTAGAGAAGATCGAGTCAATAGAGATATTCTGCTTTCTATGTGGGAGAAACCGGGGAAAATAGATTCTCATCCTTCTGTGTATTTGCGAACTACACAGGAAATGTTAGATGAATTTAATTATATTTCACCGAAAAAAGCACAAGAAATTGTTATAGATAATACAAGAAATATTGCGGAAGCATGTCAGACTATAGAACCATTAGCAGAAGAGTGGAAGTCTTATAACCCTAAGATTTCAGGTGCTGATAAAAAGTTATTAGATATGTGTTATCAAAATGCAAAGGCTATTTATGGAGATCCTTTGCCTGCTGTAGTGCAACAAAGATTGGATTCTGAATTAGATCCGATTATTAAGCATGGGTTTGGGGTTTTATATTTTATTGCACATAAGTTGGTTAAGCATTCAAATGATAGAGGATATTTAGTGGGTTCTCGAGGTTCGGTCGGTTCTTCTTTTGTCGCTACTTTGGCAGGAATTACAGAAGTAAATCCTCTCCCTCCACATTATGTATGCCCCTCTTGTCATTGGACAAAATTCTATACGGATGGTTCAGTAGGTGGTGGATTTGATTTACCAAATAAAGAATGTCCCAATTGTGGAACCGTTCTTAATAAGAATGGACATAATATTCCATTTGCAGTTTTTCTTGGTTTTGATGGGGATAAGGTTCCTGATATTGATTTAAACTTTTCTTCTGGGGATGATCAGGCCGATGCACACAAATATACAGAAGAATTGTTTGGACGAGATAATGTATTCCGTGCAGGAACTATTGCGGGTATTCAAGATAGAACTGCTTTTGGTCTAGTTAAGCGTTATGCAGAAAATAGAGGATTGACCTATAATGATATATTTATTGAAAAATTAGCCGGCGGAGTTTTAGGAGTTAAGAGAACAACCGGACAACACCCTGCAGGAATTATGGTTTGTCCTCGAGATATGGATATCCATGACTTTACACCGCTTCAATATGCAGCAAACAAGAGATATATTAAGGGAGAATCCGGAGAAAAAATTCCGGGAACTATTACTACACACTTTGACTATCATTCTATTTCCGGACGTATGTTGAAGTTAGATATTCTCGGACACGACGATCCTAAGATTATTCATATGTTGCAACGTTTAACAGGAGTTGACCCATTAAAAATTCCTTTTGATGATCCGGATACCATTTCTTTATTCAGTTCTACGACTGCTTTGGGATATACGGAAGAACAACTTAGAAAAACTATTGGGGATAAAGGATATACGGTAGGTGCATTAGGACTTCCGGAATATGGGACACCTTTTGTCCGACAGATGCTTGAGGATACTAAGCCACAAAATTTTTCTCAATTGGTGCGTATTTCCGGATTTTCACATGGTACCAATGTATGGTTAGGCAATGCGCAAGATTTAATTAAATCTAAAACCGTTAAATTAGAAGAAGCTATTTCTACTCGTGATGACGTAATGAACTATTTAATTGAACATGGAGTTAAGGAGTTAACTGCATTTAAAGTCATGGAGAATGTAAGAAAAGGGAAAGGATTGGAAAAGACAGATAAAACCGGAAAAAAATCCAATAATAGAAAAGAAATAGAAGAAGCCAATGTACCACAATGGTTTATCGATTCTTGTTTAAAAATTTCATATTTATTCCCTCGTGCACATGCGGTAGCTTACGTTATGATGGCATTTAGAATTGCATGGTTCAAGATTAATTATCCCTTAGCATTTTATGCGGCGTATTTTACAATTCGTGCAGAAGGTTCTTTTGATGCACTTATTATTCTAAGAGGATTTGAGGCACAAAAGGCAGAATTACATCGTGTAGCGACTAT
It contains:
- the rsmD gene encoding 16S rRNA (guanine(966)-N(2))-methyltransferase RsmD, with the translated sequence MLRIISGTAKGTVLETPKGENTRPTLGSTRESIFNVLANIGIIESRVLDVFAGTGALGLEALSRGAAKATFIDKNTSAIIKRNAKKCHMETQVEILAGDVFQSLTSLEGKAFDYLFIDPPYERDFINKIIEFIFKYRLVSQGAILIVEHTTKEPINLEAISDKCTLWKEKKRGMTLVTYLRCHV
- the coaD gene encoding pantetheine-phosphate adenylyltransferase, with protein sequence MKLAIYPGSFDPITNGHLNVIERASKLVDHLIVAVLDNPNKQSMFTMGERVHMLKKVTETLSNVEIDSSHKLLYEYAQEKNCKFLVRGIRFYAEFESEFQRALLLRKIAPQLETIFLTTESEYSYLSSSIVKEIAFFGGDIKQMVPSYVETMIQGKIKIHKSEV
- a CDS encoding helix-hairpin-helix domain-containing protein; this encodes MIWQTADGNFDRRFIGLVIIIAVIISVLGLYTYHLAYHVDDIEEIISNDTSTLYKEGGVLVYITGAVKNPGVYEMPKESHIYDAIQAAGDILPYADVENIDLTALVGESPYILIKTNPQKVNINAIGKVNINYAGEAELMTLKGIGKSTAEKISHYRKEHGLFFKKEDLKKVPGIGETKYSKIEEQITL
- a CDS encoding Na+/H+ antiporter NhaC family protein yields the protein MESLLLIAFAIILITCVLSGYSMFIALFIGWSMFFFYGIHKGKTIKEMLSYCQNGISMVQTVLITFMLIGMLTAVWRSCGSIAYIVYETSIFFAPQSMIILTFLLCALVSFLIGTAFGSAATIGVICVTMANSMNIPIIYTGGAMLAGIYFGDRCSPVSTSCLLVSTLTHTDQLENIKTMFKTAAVPFIISCILYLLLGLQLPYTETSTASRDLLATHYVMTPLTLLPVITVLVLALFRVNVKITLTISTLIGLILSVLVQGMPLSKIFPLLISGFTPENSEIAMIMGGGGLISMLSVMGIVCISSSFSGMFEGTGFLDHIQKRIIILSDYLSPFGTILLVSILSATISCNQSLAIMLTNQLCHPLENDRAQFASDLENTAVVTAPLIPWSIADAVPLVTVGAPTLSILTAFYLFLVPLWNLLVQNLPLIKQKVRARI
- a CDS encoding LysR family transcriptional regulator; translation: MHILPMYYFKAVVKYKSINKAAHELHITQQTLSAHMNSIERELGCILFNRSPNFQLTYEGEKFYRYVKTIINTYESMQKEFSLLAQNESGAIRIGIAHTRSQALIPRAAARFIPQYPYVRIDLKELSNDKLISELREGKLDIAIGDIPLDSTEYATEILHKEEILLVVPTTYMRNNASYTEILSEVPLLVSHSEDITGRMARAIVKENHIVPNIAVSSDNIETLLDMCSLGLGACFCSDKLLTFHMSTNDSFNKNFKIYHTNIIYPIIAAYPKDDVMEKIIKTFIEGIKE
- a CDS encoding ComEC/Rec2 family competence protein, giving the protein MKYGLLLGATLFSIGILLKECISGSFLYIGLIFIFLCGVFVCLWKKYFHIKGIIICGVGLLITAGVLRAHIEEIDWQRYSSFAVGHTGSYQVIVAGEPEKVFGKSGKIRLLVDLEHGNFENHERYLLRGKAYVYTAEVEKIISIKPGDRLLIFGKLYPLRFYKNPGKINLEKRAQSQRVLGHIYVKNVKDVVYKNTSHRYLVNRWVYQLKCDVKSYFLKYMDTTRSSILMTLLFGGSYQELPDTVVKDFSVTGIIHILSVSGSHIAVVLSFLFLIGKWLHAPKKIIVIVSIVSMCGYALMASLVPSVIRATLMGILSAMGLLCNRDRDALNLLGGAVLLMLIWKPLLLYDISFQLSASASLGILLFFRNVSSLLQKQNWIPFWVSEGIALAISAQLVTLPFVLYNFHAFPVYFILSNLLVTPFLEMALLLGLGASLLFLIVSPIAELFLYIADCFIGYGTAINQQIASLPYASLNLRGLTPLEVLGYYVLLLVIFFRKHLWKFKIGTWFTLLSTLLIGIGIIIEKLCMPSLVVSILDVSPAQVFIVQSIEKTILFIKLPGVIHPCLKEEIESYLSFKGIFSIDVLVLESSELKETTDFSLSIPIKSIWIKGINKENLPFWTQYPAIDRNVKRLMIGKNLRIHSVGNSWGIYNHDKGIMIDRGEFVTLKSKLPINHVVWIQDFYGFKPEILDDKIKILHPEVIVFMEKEFIDEEYKNILSEGLKYPVLNSKDGCIILYCYHHWSSG
- the holA gene encoding DNA polymerase III subunit delta, coding for MTTSGKKNNCILFYGEDTVLINEKCKEYIHHYFGSKGPEPIVFDEEGSYEEYIQNIQGQSLFAMDVVVIMHNPFFLNKGLRNEEEFSQFLTVLKNIPPEVLVIMTHVGKVDKRLSHIKELLKIVESREFNFLKVKEAPDELISMIRIRGKKLEYSVRPLLEEVIGAWTEVSLTLLHSICDKIMIMSAGQETVTAAVVREALPTYMEQGVFKFYDKLIAADSIYILQNTEHVFTDIPSILKNLGFISSKFRQMKMIKEMKRQHMSVKDMQNKLSVKYSFMWKNLERDADKTKETTIEWFLCEIFNFQYRMRVKAEKLEIIDLFLRFCQKQKHNHY
- a CDS encoding PolC-type DNA polymerase III, with product MGKYHLKVKNGTMPFTFMDIDTEDHAWYIQADDKEAAIACLCDMCGELNAIDIFYVNGEDVTLRVMEYKKNIAIAFEEHPLPTDEMTSTSPVDIPMPMDDSKDRYIADIHDMKLPSIEMPSDLPQLTQVISSTASMRSIKNKNSKKGHMDKDVLIGKKAIKGTITSVKNLVGEMDNVVVQGTVISFDFRQLRDNRLIFTMKFADETNGISCKKFFDSEEEASLLKEILKEGMTVKVSGNVRLDKYTGGYVLNIRQIEKTTIERLPHEDNAENPRVELHLHTKMSLDGLIDTEEVIKTAAAWKHPAIAITDHGVIQAFPKIQDLAKKYKQKVIYGMEGYLIEDIPTDIDTDRQRYYHIIVLAKNMTGLRNLYRLVTLSHLKFYRKRPLIPKAIMEELREGIILGSACVVGEFFQAVLQGKSDEKLIEIAKFYDYLEVQPIGNNSFLINDDKYPEVTSERDLQELNKKVIDIGEKTGIPVCATSDAHYLFREDRVNRDILLSMWEKPGKIDSHPSVYLRTTQEMLDEFNYISPKKAQEIVIDNTRNIAEACQTIEPLAEEWKSYNPKISGADKKLLDMCYQNAKAIYGDPLPAVVQQRLDSELDPIIKHGFGVLYFIAHKLVKHSNDRGYLVGSRGSVGSSFVATLAGITEVNPLPPHYVCPSCHWTKFYTDGSVGGGFDLPNKECPNCGTVLNKNGHNIPFAVFLGFDGDKVPDIDLNFSSGDDQADAHKYTEELFGRDNVFRAGTIAGIQDRTAFGLVKRYAENRGLTYNDIFIEKLAGGVLGVKRTTGQHPAGIMVCPRDMDIHDFTPLQYAANKRYIKGESGEKIPGTITTHFDYHSISGRMLKLDILGHDDPKIIHMLQRLTGVDPLKIPFDDPDTISLFSSTTALGYTEEQLRKTIGDKGYTVGALGLPEYGTPFVRQMLEDTKPQNFSQLVRISGFSHGTNVWLGNAQDLIKSKTVKLEEAISTRDDVMNYLIEHGVKELTAFKVMENVRKGKGLEKTDKTGKKSNNRKEIEEANVPQWFIDSCLKISYLFPRAHAVAYVMMAFRIAWFKINYPLAFYAAYFTIRAEGSFDALIILRGFEAQKAELHRVATMEHPSNVEKDCAIVTEVAAEMYLRGYEFLPISLEHSSASEFTIVDNKILPPFNCIPALGNQVAKDIVAAREVEPFSSKEDLRKRGKVSQSIVETMEEMGILKNLPEEEQLNLFGF